TAACTTCCTCACCTGTGCTACACACGTTAACTGACCCAGGAGCCAGAACTAACCCACAGCGGCCCTGTTACCTTGTTGGTCCTGGTCCCTGGGACGCAGCACATCACCTTGCTCTTCTTAGCCAGGTCACACACACTTCATTAGGTGCCCAGCAAGGTGCTCTGAGGTGCTCCTGTGAAGTACTGGCCAGGGTTTCAGCCCAGCCCAACCTTAGCCTGGTCTTCCTCTAATTCCCTGAGGGCTGAATACCTCCATGCTGTCAGGAGCCTGGCCTGTACTCTtgcaggagctccttgcactatCACTGATGTTGGCCTCCTTCCTCAATCCCTGCATTACTGGTGGCTCTAcagctgtctcttttcctccATCACTGACTTTATCCTGCACTTACAGACATTCTCTACTTCCTCCCCACAGCACCTCAGTCTTCTCCCtcactgaggcacaaagaggggatGCCATTAGGCGTTGGCTCATTCCACTGCACCACACAGCCTCTCCTGAGGATAAAGACATCCTGAACTCACAATTCTTCCTGCTCTGACACTTCTTTCTGCTCCAGTCCCCACTCACCTGTTCGCTGATGCTTTGTCAGgcactttcctttgtttttcattcAGATTTGGGTTTGATTAATTACAAATTTATGGTTTTGGACAGGATTTTGGAGGCATAAATTTGACCCCAGCCAGACTGGGCCAGATATATTCCACCTTGATGACCAGTTCATAGTTCCCGTTGAGATGATGAAAGCTCAGAAATATTCCCTGAGCTGGTTTACTCTGGATCCCCTGGAGGTTCAGGTAAGAGTCTGTCTAGGGTGCTGCCGGGCAGCTACAGGAATATCCCTTTGTTATTGCAATACCTCCACTGTATTCATGTTCTATGAGAAGAGATGAGTAATACCTGTTCACAGACGCAGGACACAGAAGTTCTTTTCAAACATCTTTTGCCTTCATTCCCTGAAAGGCTGTAACATCTTTGCCCTCAAATTCACGGGGATGATGGACTAGATGGGACCTAATGGACCTTTTGGATAAGTCTGAGAGAAAAAGCAACATGGAGATGGAATTCTCCCATGAAAATTGGGAGGATCTCTTCAGAACAGGGCCACTGCAGTGTAAATGCAGTTCATTTTACAGGGTGAACTTTGTGTTTCTCATATCTTTGGTCTCCACCTGCCTTGTGGATAAATACTGGCTCTGAGCATTAGCCCTATCTGTTCCAGTCTGACCTCTGTCTCCCTGGGATAAACAGCCACTCCACTCCCATCatgctgccctcctccccctggctAATTGTTCTATTGAAAAATCAGCCATGAGAGGAAGTATCCCTTTCTGAGCCCTCATTGGCTTTACTTGGCTGTTTCCTATTCCACCAGTTCTTCTGATTGGTTTGTTTCCAGGTAGCCAGGTTTCCCTTTAAGGGCAACATGAGTTTTGTGGCCATTGTCCCAAACCAGTTTAAGTGGAACGTCTCCCAGGTGCTGGTGAACCTCAGCCATGACAAGCTGCACAGTCGTTTCCTCAAGGAGAAGCCCACCATGGTAAAGATGCCCAAACTGCATGTAGATTACCAGCTTGAACTCAACCAAGTCCTCAGCCAACTAGGTAATGCCCAGGGTGAGGTTTGCACAGCATGAATGGGTTGGGCTGATTGCAGTTATCTGTGCACTGAAGCTCAGAACTGATCTCCTTGCTCGAGGCAACTTCAAAGACCATGTAACTCTTTACTCTTCTCCCTGTTCCTGTCCTTTGCTTTTTTAGCACCAGCCTTTTCTCTGCCCATCCCGCAAAAATGTGGCCACTGTTAGTCTGAGAGCCTTCTTCACTGCAGTTCCTGTAACTGTCTCTCCCTATCTTCCCCTCCTTCAGCTCTCCATCTCACTTCCAAACTCAGCTGTGACCACCTTTCCCCTGCCTGTGACCTCGATTTATTTCCCCTTGATGTTAGGATGTATGAACTGCCAAGACAACCATGCTTCTCAGTGACAATGCAGATCACAAAGCCCAGAACAAAGTGTGTGAGAACTAAGGACAAAACAGTCATTGTTAAGAGGATCCGGACCGGGTTATGAAATGGACTTCCAGATGAGATTAGGCAAAAACAGAGTATGAGTGTGTTTAGGAAATGCAGCAGAACCTTCCTCATGGACAAAACATTTCCAGCATAGCAGGAATGACCTTAACCACAAAGCCCCTGATCTACCCTAGCACCCTTCAGAAAACAAAATCTGCAACCAACCAATCAACGCTAAGCAGCAAACAAAATATACCCCATCAGAGCTTTCCCCCCCACAAGGGAGAAATGCCAGAGACTCTATGAATTCCACTAGGGACATCACTGTTTCTACTGgttttatgtggaaggtgctcagataccatgctgTGGGCAGCAGTATAAAGCCCTAGGATATGATCAGTCCATATGAAAGCTGTGTTTGTTTGGCACTTGCAGATCTCCATACAGGGAAGGACTGGTAAATCTGGCCAGAGTGCacttttccttcctctgcctGGCCAGTCCCTGGTGTTGTGCATAGAATACAGTGATACAGGCGGCTGCCGCCTCTACAgcaaaggttctcaaactgggggtcaggacgcCTGAGAGGggtgtgagctgtcagcctccaccccaaaccctgctttgcctccagcatttataacagtgttaaatatttatgtgtttttaatttataagggagggttgcactcagaggcttgctatgtgaaaggcaTCACCTGTacaaaagttgagaaccactgttctacaaAGATGAAATGAATGTCTGAGCCAATGGCATGCCATGGCACCGAACTAGTGAACAGACAGGCTTCTGTTTGACCCCAATTTGATTTCTATTTAGGCCTCGGGGAGTTGTTTTCAGCCCCAGACCTGCAGAAGATCACAGATGAGCCTCTCTTTGTATCCAGCATCCAGCACCAGTCCACCCTGGAGCTTGCAGAAGATGGCGTGGAGGCATCAGCTGCCACCAGTGTCATGATGTCTCGTTCACTCTCCACTTTCAGCCTCAACCAACCCTTTCTCTTCATCATCTTTGAGGAGACAACGGGCATCCCACTCTTTGTGGGCAGCATCCAGAACCCCAACCCCAATGCTGCCAAACAGAGAAAAGAGCCACAGGACTTGCCTAACCTGAAAAATGCCATCAAAAATAGTATCCCCAAATAAGGGAGGAGCAGTGCCTAGGAATCCTGGGACTGCTGCCTGTGAGACCTCTGTAGCAGGGTCTCTCTCCCTTGACCAGGCTGCCATCAGAagcccttctgccccatcccagtGGGTCCCCTCTGGCAGGGCTCTCTAGAACCCCTCAACACCACTCTTGAGCAGCAGTGCTGGGTACCTCATTGTCTTGAATACTCGTTAGCTTCTGACAATGTCTCTATGCAATTGGACAAAGACAAGAGGTGTAAAAGCTGCTCTTCCTTCTGAGCCCCTCATGCACATTCCTTGGTCAGGACATTGACC
This DNA window, taken from Lepidochelys kempii isolate rLepKem1 chromosome 17, rLepKem1.hap2, whole genome shotgun sequence, encodes the following:
- the SERPINF2 gene encoding alpha-2-antiplasmin, whose product is MSQEQTHRLAEGLMKFTIDLLTEVQLETSRPNVILSPLSITLALSQLALGAANQTEKRLLEALHLESVPCLHHLLSSIRRRLTGSMLRVASRVYLQKGFEVKEKFLENSEQFYGAKPVTLSGNNENDLIAINKWIKEATEGQISTFLDHLPARTVMLLLNAVHFQGFWRHKFDPSQTGPDIFHLDDQFIVPVEMMKAQKYSLSWFTLDPLEVQVARFPFKGNMSFVAIVPNQFKWNVSQVLVNLSHDKLHSRFLKEKPTMVKMPKLHVDYQLELNQVLSQLGLGELFSAPDLQKITDEPLFVSSIQHQSTLELAEDGVEASAATSVMMSRSLSTFSLNQPFLFIIFEETTGIPLFVGSIQNPNPNAAKQRKEPQDLPNLKNAIKNSIPK